In Hydra vulgaris chromosome 06, alternate assembly HydraT2T_AEP, a genomic segment contains:
- the LOC136081472 gene encoding zinc finger MYM-type protein 1-like: MSTVKFIKETGCSVTEGNLSSRSVLASPGGYAATGKWRKLCNRIQEHERSNVHRECYLAWRELERRFLFGKGIETYLESSIKLQSTKWSNILKRLLDVILFLGESGLAFRGSSQRIGDVDNGNFLDLIELLSHWDPILKEHVLSVEESQRKGKRLQVHYLSADTQNEFIAECSDLVRQHILQERRSAKYLAIMVDATPDSSHKEQTTFILRYVILKDSQYEIVERFLTYVDCNNKTGDEISQMVVETFQHNSIPLSDCRAQAYDNGSNMAGKYNGVQAKILQLCPLALFSFCGCHTLNLVENDAAECIPEAVTFFGTIQTVYNLFNSSPKRWEILSKHINCSLKGMSHTRWSDRVENVKPFASSKTRTEVEGALYYINSFSCIIMSSIWYKILVPIDFCNKVIQARNVTLDVEVDNINHLLRQLLELRNKWKDIWSESKNVAMNLDIEVKLSRGRGGANRKRAKVVGELEDQGFTDLNEDKTMEESCFRRFVFYMVLDSVIGGLTVRFKAAQSISDKFSFM, from the exons atgtCAACGGTTAAGTTCATAAAAGAGACTGGCTG ctCTGTTACTGAGGGAAATTTAAGTTCCCGATCAGTATTGGCTTCACCTGGTGGATATGCAGCAACTGGTAAATGGCGAAAGTTGTGTAACAGGATTCAAGAGCATGAGAGGAGTAATGTCCACAGAGAATGTTATCTAGCTTGGCGAGAATTAGAAAGACGTTTTTTATTTGGAAAGGGTATTGAAACTTACTTGGAAAGCTCAATTAAATTGCAATCAACGAAATGGTCCAATATTCTTAAAAGATTATTAGATGTTATCCTATTTTTGGGTGAAAGTGGATTGGCTTTTCGGGGATCCTCCCAGCGAATTGGAGATGTAGATAATGGCAACTTTTTGGATCTTATTGAGTTACTTTCACATTGGGACCCTATACTTAAAGAGCATGTATTATCAGTGGAAGAATCTCAGCGAAAAGGCAAAAGACTTCAAGTTCATTATCTATCAGCTGATACTCAAAATGAATTCATTGCAGAATGCTCAGATTTGGTGCGACAGCATATTTTACAAGAAAGAAGATCTGCTAAGTATTTAGCAATAATGGTCGATGCAACACCAGATTCGTCACATAAAGAGCAAACAACATTCATATTACGAtatgtaatattaaaagattCACAATATGAAATTGTTGAACGATTTCTAACATATGTTGATTGCAACAATAAAACTGGAGATGAAATATCTCAAATGGTAGTGGAAACATTTCAACATAACTCCATTCCTCTCTCAGATTGCAGGGCACAAGCATATGACAATGGATCAAATATGGCTGGAAAATACAATGGTGTGCAAGCCAAAATACTTCAGTTATGTCCGTTAGCACTATTTTCCTTTTGTGGATGTCACACACTTAATCTTGTGGAAAATGATGCGGCAGAATGTATTCCTGAAGCTGTAACATTTTTTGGAACGATTCAAACAGTATATAATTTGTTCAACTCAAGTCCAAAACGATGGGAGATATTATCAAAACACATCAATTGCTCACTAAAAGGAATGTCACATACAAGGTGGTCAGATCGTGTTGAAAATGTCAAACCTTTTGCTTCTTCTAAAACAAGAACTGAAGTAGAAGGTgccttatattatattaattcaTTTTCCTGCATAATAATGTCATCAATATGGTACAAAATTCTTGTTCCGATTGATTTTTGCAACAAAGTTATTCAAGCAAGAAATGTAACTTTAGATGTGGAAGTGGACAACATAAACCACTTACTGAGACAACTTCTTGAGCTTCGGAATAAATGGAAAGATATCTGGTCAGAATCAAAGAATGTTGCAATGAATTTGGATATAGAAGTCAAACTATCAAGAGGACGTGGTGGTGCAAATCGCAAAAGAGCTAAAGTTGTTGGCGAGCTAGAGGATCAAGGGTTTACAGATTTAAATGAAGATAAGACCATGGAGGAATCATGCTTTAGAAGATTTGTTTTCTATATGGTATTAGATAGTGTTATTGGTGGCCTTACTGTAAGATTCAAAGCAGCACAGAGcatttcagataagtttagCTTCATGTAG